Part of the Lycium ferocissimum isolate CSIRO_LF1 chromosome 6, AGI_CSIRO_Lferr_CH_V1, whole genome shotgun sequence genome, tgtCGAGTTAAAATAATTGAATTCATCCATCTTACTTTACAAGTGTTTGGTTCGAGTATGTAAAATGAAAACCATCTTGATTTGTTTGGGGGTGGGTTTGGGGGAGGAATCTATCTGCTAGATActcaaattaatcaaattagTAAATTCTGAATATCAAATGTCTAAAGTTttcaataaaagaaaaaaaaaaattgagtcttCTGAAAATTAACCTTTTAATAGGAAGCATTCTACCTGGTTCGTGAATCTTTTTGGTGGATATTCAAATTAATTGAATGAATGTCAAATATCTAAAgttaaaaagagagagagaaatacctCTTTTGCATTTGCATCCACTGGCGCAGTATAGCGATTGCCTTGACTGTTAATAGTAGGATTAGCACTTCCTCCAATTGCATACATTTGCCATTCTGTAAAATCATTGTTCACTACATGTATGTAACCTCTTCTACACCTTGGCATTCTCTGTACTAACCCTACTCCAAAATGATTGAATGCTATTGTCACCTATTTTTTCCACAAATTTCACATCAAACCCCCAAAACTTTAATATTCCTCAAAATGAGGGAAATAGTACagtaaaagaaaaattctttttctaCCATACAAAATCCTCTGTTTATCCGAAAAAGtcatattttaatatttaaatataatttacgttaaattctcattttacccttaattagaaaaaaaataatattgtaaCCACAGGAATGTTCCTGACTTGTTTAGCTAATAATTTCCAAaagcatttctttctttcttaaattctgACTAATCAAACACTGCCATATAAATTGGAACTGAGGGAGTATATATACTTTATCCCCTATTATATTTTTGACACATTCATATCATGAACTAGTTGAAGTATAAAGAATGGTTTTGTCGAAGCATATTGACGCCTGAACTTTATTAGGGTCAGGAATAAATACGAGACGATTTGCTAACAACAAGATATGAATGATCCCAAAATGAAGGAGAGGATAAAATTAAGATATTTCGTTGAAAATATGAACATTGTCTAACCTGCATTCCGGTGTCAGGCATGTATTTATCATCATGTCCCAAGAGCATAACTTCATCATGATGAGTAAAATAACTATTCGAAATAGTAATAGCCGTAGATCCCATTATAGCATCAATTAAGCCATCAGTACAGTGAGACAAAGCACAATGATCAATCCATATATTCCTTGAATCGAATATCGATATCCCATCACCGTCCGATATTCCTCTATGTCCAACATGTGTTGGACTAGACCGTATCTCAGTATTCCCCGAAGGCTTACAATCgtatatatgaatattatgtaTGATAACGTTACTAATAGACTGTAACGTTATACAACCGTGACCAGTAATATGAACTTTTGCTCCACGACCATCAATTGTTTTGTAACTATTTACTATAAGTTCGTGTTTTAATGTAATGGACATGTCTGCTGCAAATATGATCCATAGTGGTTCTTCTTGGATAACAGCGTGTCTGAGGGTGCCTGGAGTGGGGTCCACAACATCTCGGTCCGAGGAATCCGTTACGACGTAGTACTTTCCATTTTTACCCCCGATTGCGCCCTGGCCAAAGCCTATGGCGCAATCTGCTAGGCTCTGTCGATTGTTTGACCAATTTGGGTCGCAGCGCCAGCAATCGTCTATCGGGTTGCCTGTTTGACATTGTGCATTTGTGGTGGTGTCTAAGAGTTGTCTTCTTGAAATCGATTCGTTCACCTTCCTGTAAACATAGAAAGCGGA contains:
- the LOC132059103 gene encoding probable pectate lyase 13 isoform X2, whose amino-acid sequence is MLSVISILLVCLLITIFPLITATLNLTLPHQHPYPEAVVQEVQRKVNESISRRQLLDTTTNAQCQTGNPIDDCWRCDPNWSNNRQSLADCAIGFGQGAIGGKNGKYYVVTDSSDRDVVDPTPGTLRHAVIQEEPLWIIFAADMSITLKHELIVNSYKTIDGRGAKVHITGHGCITLQSISNVIIHNIHIYDCKPSGNTEIRSSPTHVGHRGISDGDGISIFDSRNIWIDHCALSHCTDGLIDAIMGSTAITISNSYFTHHDEVMLLGHDDKYMPDTGMQVTIAFNHFGVGLVQRMPRCRRGYIHVVNNDFTEWQMYAIGGSANPTINSQGNRYTAPVDANAKEVTKRVDTDEGEWSGWNWRTDGDVMVNGAFFVPSGQELSSQYAKASSVEPKSAVIIDQLTLNAGVFGAPRDNGISISYGGGTTTGASGSGGGGGDDSDFFGMVFGNGASPKLSSTTTILLSLLIIFVLYITTNHGAQFSLQLLLLLL
- the LOC132059103 gene encoding probable pectate lyase 13 isoform X1, with amino-acid sequence MFFIRFWARLIRLHTRKSYIGGKTIYQRRLNNEGSNSRFLIKNERVLTALVITPSRKVNESISRRQLLDTTTNAQCQTGNPIDDCWRCDPNWSNNRQSLADCAIGFGQGAIGGKNGKYYVVTDSSDRDVVDPTPGTLRHAVIQEEPLWIIFAADMSITLKHELIVNSYKTIDGRGAKVHITGHGCITLQSISNVIIHNIHIYDCKPSGNTEIRSSPTHVGHRGISDGDGISIFDSRNIWIDHCALSHCTDGLIDAIMGSTAITISNSYFTHHDEVMLLGHDDKYMPDTGMQVTIAFNHFGVGLVQRMPRCRRGYIHVVNNDFTEWQMYAIGGSANPTINSQGNRYTAPVDANAKEVTKRVDTDEGEWSGWNWRTDGDVMVNGAFFVPSGQELSSQYAKASSVEPKSAVIIDQLTLNAGVFGAPRDNGISISYGGGTTTGASGSGGGGGDDSDFFGMVFGNGASPKLSSTTTILLSLLIIFVLYITTNHGAQFSLQLLLLLL